One Candidatus Methylomirabilis tolerans genomic window, AATGGTGGCCAAGGGTGGGGCGCCATTACTGCAGCCCGATGCCGTAAAAGTACTTATCGAGCATTTGTTGCCACTCGCGTTCGTCGTCACGCCCAATGTACCGGAGGCCGAGGTCCTCTGGGGAAAGAGGATCGTGGGGCTTGATGAGATGCGTCAGGCGGCGCGGCAGATCCACAGCCTCGGTCCTCGGTATGTAGTCCTCAAGGGAGGTCACCTTAGGGGTCGCGCGGTCGATCTTCTGTTTGATGGGAGTGCCTTTACGGAGTTTGACGCTGAGCGGATCGATACACTACACACGCACGGGACCGGATGCGTGTTTTCTGCGGCTATCACTGCGGAACTGGCGAAGGGCGGTCCGGTTCCTGAGGCGATCGCCACCGCCAAGCGGTTCATTACGGCTGCCATCAGTCACGGGTTTCAGCTCGGTAAGGGCTTCGGCCCGACCGATCCGATGGCGGCCGCCCGAGACC contains:
- the thiD gene encoding bifunctional hydroxymethylpyrimidine kinase/phosphomethylpyrimidine kinase, translating into MRTALTIAGSDSGGGAGIQADLKTFAALGVFGTSAITSVTAQNTVGVQGVHDLPPEFVGRQIDSVLEDIAIDAAKTGMLSIAAIIDVVAAKVKAYGIERLVVDPVMVAKGGAPLLQPDAVKVLIEHLLPLAFVVTPNVPEAEVLWGKRIVGLDEMRQAARQIHSLGPRYVVLKGGHLRGRAVDLLFDGSAFTEFDAERIDTLHTHGTGCVFSAAITAELAKGGPVPEAIATAKRFITAAISHGFQLGKGFGPTDPMAAARDLVPHNPEP